One Dictyostelium discoideum AX4 chromosome 3 chromosome, whole genome shotgun sequence genomic region harbors:
- the mecr gene encoding 2-enoyl thioester reductase, translated as MNSTRNIISLVRRYSTSRSVKIASHGSPSTALKIENENITDKISNKDVLVEMLHAPINPADLNIIQGTYGTNVQVGGVAGMEGVGVVKKVGSGVTGLKENDLVVPSMKQHFGSWRSKGVWSEQQLFKVPSDIPTEYLSTISINPTTAYLLLNDFVKLQQGDVIIQNASNSMVGLSVIQLAKARGIKTINVIRDGSEFEDNVQRLKQLGGDIVVSEEYVRTPAFRKLISDLPSPKLALNAVGGQSATELSRILADNGTLVTYGGMSREPVTIPTSQLIFRNIQIRGFWLNKWFEQHTDSEKQSVYDAIFDLIRKKQFKLLIEKHKFSEFDQALLKSQQSGHGRKIVLDLQL; from the exons ATGAATTCTACTCGTAATATCATTTCATTAGTTCGTCGTTATTCAACTTCAAGAAGTGTTAAAATCGCTTCACATGGTTCACCATCAACTGCTTtaaa gattgaaaatgaaaatattacagataaaatttcaaataaagatGTTTTAGTTGAAATGTTACATGCACCAATTAATCCAGcagatttaaatattattcaaGGTACTTATGGTACAAATGTTCAAGTTGGAGGTGTAGCAGGTATGGaaggtgttggtgttgttaaAAAGGTTGGTAGTGGTGTTACAGGATTAAAAGAGAATGATTTAGTAGTACCATCAATGAAACAACACTTTGGATCATGGAGAAGTAAAGGTGTTTGGAGTgaacaacaattatttaaagtacCATCAGACATTCCAACCGAATACTTATCCACCATTTCAATCAATCCAACCACTGCCTATTTGTTATTGAACGATTTCGTAAAGTTACAACAAGGCGATGTCATCATTCAAAACGCATCCAACTCAATGGTTGGTTTGTCAGTCATTCAATTGGCAAAGGCACGTGGTATCAAAACCATCAATGTCATTCGTGACGGTTCAGAATTCGAAGACAACGTCCAACGTCTCAAGCAGTTGGGTGGCGACATCGTCGTCTCTGAAGAGTACGTTCGTACACCAGCATTCAGAAAATTAATCTCTGATTTACCATCACCAAAATTGGCATTAAACGCCGTCGGTGGTCAATCCGCCACCGAGTTATCAAGAATCCTCGCTGACAATGGTACCTTGGTCACTTATGGTGGTATGTCTCGTGAACCAGTCACCATTCCAACCTCTCAATTGATCTTCCGTAACATTCAAATTCGTGGTTTTTGGTTAAATAAATGGTTTGAACAACATACTGACTCTGAAAAACAATCTGTCTATGATGCTATCTTTGATCTTATCCGTAAGAAACaatttaaacttttaattgaaaaacataAATTCTCTGAATTTGATCAagctttattaaaatcacaaCAATCTGGTCATGGTAGAAAAATTGTTTTAGATTTacaattgtaa